One window of Nostoc sp. C052 genomic DNA carries:
- a CDS encoding catalase family protein — protein MTNPTSSTTEQEAIIDEIIASSLQAQQKNGPDLRQIHSKSHGLLWGEFIIEPNLPEDLRVGLFKTPQTYPAWIRFSSGGSPQKRGKFNSDTQPDVRGIAIKVMNVDGQKVLDDEEKTQDFILNNYPTFLTKDVRDYADLSKAGSGQLTPERLEELGYAFAILQKIGSQKVGNPLLIQYWSMAPFKFGERIVKLSVKSQQPEQPPETLPESENYLRETLVKYLTEEGREASFDFFIQFYVDDEKTPIEDHIKEWQEADSPLIKVATVRIPSQKFDFEERKRLDEGLLFSPWHTLLEHEPVGSVNLSRKRLYSELAKYRREQIAKRLREPEPYVAVED, from the coding sequence ATGACTAACCCAACGTCATCTACCACTGAGCAAGAAGCAATAATTGACGAGATTATCGCAAGTAGTCTTCAAGCTCAACAAAAAAATGGCCCAGACCTCCGCCAAATTCATAGCAAAAGTCATGGACTGCTTTGGGGAGAGTTTATTATTGAACCCAATCTTCCTGAAGACCTGAGAGTAGGTTTATTCAAAACGCCCCAAACCTATCCTGCATGGATTCGGTTCTCTAGCGGTGGTTCGCCTCAAAAGCGTGGTAAATTCAACTCCGATACCCAACCGGATGTTCGCGGTATCGCCATCAAGGTGATGAATGTGGACGGACAAAAAGTGCTGGATGATGAAGAAAAAACTCAAGATTTTATACTCAACAATTATCCTACTTTTTTGACCAAAGACGTTCGTGATTACGCGGATCTCTCCAAAGCAGGTAGTGGACAACTTACCCCAGAACGGTTGGAAGAACTTGGTTACGCATTTGCGATCTTGCAAAAAATTGGCAGCCAGAAGGTAGGAAATCCACTTTTGATTCAATATTGGAGCATGGCTCCGTTTAAATTTGGTGAGCGCATTGTAAAATTATCTGTCAAATCTCAACAGCCAGAACAACCACCAGAAACACTTCCAGAATCGGAAAATTACCTCCGAGAAACTCTGGTCAAATATTTGACTGAAGAAGGTCGAGAAGCATCTTTTGACTTCTTCATTCAGTTTTATGTAGATGATGAGAAAACGCCGATTGAAGACCATATCAAAGAGTGGCAAGAAGCAGATTCACCACTTATAAAAGTTGCAACTGTCCGCATTCCCAGCCAGAAATTTGACTTTGAAGAACGCAAACGCTTAGATGAGGGTTTGCTGTTTTCCCCTTGGCATACACTGCTAGAGCATGAACCTGTTGGAAGTGTGAATCTCTCTCGCAAGAGGCTTTACAGCGAACTTGCAAAGTATCGACGTGAACAAATTGCTAAACGCTTGCGAGAACCAGAACCTTATGTAGCGGTTGAAGATTAA
- a CDS encoding 5-formyltetrahydrofolate cyclo-ligase: MSVQEWREKSDRLCFHLQTSALFTQAKTILAYFSFRQEPDLSPLFATTKYRWGFPRCVEKSLCWHIWTPNDSVQSGAYGITEPHPDAPVLDAAEVDLILVPSVACDYQGYRLGYGGGYYDRLLSLPQWQTKPTIGIVFEFAYLSQIPIEPWDKPLQAVSTETGLTQKG, from the coding sequence ATGTCGGTGCAAGAATGGAGAGAAAAAAGCGATCGCCTTTGCTTCCATCTCCAAACCTCTGCTCTTTTTACCCAAGCAAAAACAATACTTGCTTACTTCAGCTTTCGCCAAGAACCTGACCTCAGTCCCTTATTTGCAACCACCAAATATCGCTGGGGATTTCCTCGCTGCGTTGAGAAATCTCTGTGTTGGCATATTTGGACACCTAATGATTCTGTCCAAAGCGGTGCTTATGGCATTACTGAACCTCACCCCGATGCTCCAGTTTTAGATGCTGCGGAAGTAGATTTAATTCTCGTCCCTAGTGTAGCTTGCGACTATCAAGGATATCGTTTGGGTTATGGCGGCGGATATTACGATCGCTTGCTCAGTTTACCGCAGTGGCAGACAAAGCCGACTATCGGAATTGTCTTTGAGTTTGCCTATTTATCCCAAATACCTATTGAACCTTGGGATAAACCACTACAAGCTGTTTCTACGGAAACCGGATTGACTCAGAAAGGCTGA
- a CDS encoding carbohydrate ABC transporter permease yields MLNWKKSRSQILLMYAVLGAIALLMLFPLLWLISTALKSPTENIFQSPPQLLPSQPTLNNFSSVWNSLPFGQYLYNSTLVSVLTVGLNLLFCALAAYPLARLSFVGRDWIFVAIVSTIMIPFQIVMIPLYILTVQLGLTNSYLGMIFPSLASAFGIFLLRQAFMSVPKEIEEAARMDGSSELGLWWHIMLPAVRPALVTLAIFVFIGAWSDFLWPLIVIQDENLYTLPLGVAKLAGTFSLDWRLVAAGSVIAIAPVLLLFLFLQRYIVPTETGSGVKG; encoded by the coding sequence ATGCTGAACTGGAAAAAATCACGATCGCAGATTCTACTAATGTATGCAGTGTTGGGAGCGATCGCACTGTTGATGCTCTTTCCTTTACTATGGCTAATTAGTACAGCCTTAAAATCGCCGACGGAAAATATTTTTCAGTCGCCGCCACAGTTGCTACCCAGTCAACCGACACTAAATAACTTCTCTAGTGTGTGGAACTCTTTACCTTTTGGGCAATACCTGTATAACAGTACTTTGGTGTCAGTGCTGACTGTAGGCTTAAATCTGCTGTTTTGCGCTTTAGCTGCCTATCCGTTGGCGAGATTGTCCTTTGTGGGGCGAGACTGGATTTTTGTAGCGATTGTCTCCACGATTATGATTCCCTTCCAAATCGTGATGATTCCCCTTTATATTTTGACAGTCCAGTTGGGTTTGACAAATAGTTATTTGGGGATGATTTTTCCCAGTTTAGCTTCTGCCTTTGGCATTTTTCTGTTACGCCAAGCTTTTATGAGCGTCCCTAAAGAAATAGAAGAAGCCGCCCGCATGGATGGCAGCTCAGAGTTAGGATTATGGTGGCATATTATGTTACCGGCAGTTCGCCCAGCACTGGTAACTTTAGCTATTTTTGTATTTATTGGTGCTTGGAGTGACTTTTTGTGGCCTTTAATTGTCATCCAAGACGAAAATTTATACACTCTTCCCTTGGGAGTCGCAAAACTAGCAGGTACATTTTCCCTTGATTGGCGGTTGGTAGCTGCTGGTTCAGTCATTGCGATCGCCCCAGTATTATTACTGTTTCTATTCTTACAACGTTACATTGTACCCACAGAAACAGGTAGTGGCGTCAAGGGGTGA
- a CDS encoding GDP-L-fucose synthase, with product MTALELKNKRILVTGGSGFLGRQVIDQLCKAGADREKITIPRSRDSDLRVWENSQRAVDQQDIIIHLAAHVGGIGLNREKPAELFYDNLIMGTQLIHAAYQAGVEKFVCVGTICAYPKFTPVPFKEDDLWNGYPEETNAPYGIAKKALLVQLQSYRQQYGFNGIYLLPVNLYGPEDNFDPGSSHVIPALVRKVHEAQIKAEKQLPVWGDGSPTREFLYSEDAARGIVLGAQLYNESEPVNLGTGYEISILDLVTLIAELMEFKGEIIWQTDKPNGQPRRCLDTERAKQAFNFTAQVSFEEGLKNTIEWYRQNAA from the coding sequence ATGACCGCCTTAGAACTAAAAAATAAACGCATTCTCGTCACCGGTGGGTCGGGATTTCTAGGTCGTCAGGTGATAGATCAACTGTGTAAAGCTGGGGCCGATCGTGAGAAGATTACGATACCGCGATCGCGTGATTCCGATCTGCGTGTATGGGAAAATAGCCAACGTGCAGTTGACCAGCAAGACATCATTATTCACCTAGCAGCTCATGTCGGTGGTATTGGTTTGAACCGCGAAAAACCCGCAGAGTTGTTCTACGATAACTTGATTATGGGAACCCAGCTAATTCACGCTGCCTATCAAGCTGGAGTCGAAAAATTTGTTTGTGTTGGTACAATCTGCGCCTATCCTAAATTCACTCCCGTCCCATTCAAAGAAGATGATCTTTGGAATGGCTACCCAGAGGAAACTAATGCCCCTTATGGAATTGCCAAAAAAGCACTTTTAGTTCAATTGCAATCTTACCGTCAGCAGTACGGTTTTAATGGGATTTATCTACTGCCAGTAAATTTGTATGGCCCAGAAGATAACTTTGACCCTGGAAGTTCCCATGTGATTCCCGCATTAGTTCGCAAAGTTCACGAAGCCCAAATTAAAGCAGAAAAGCAACTTCCAGTTTGGGGTGATGGCAGTCCTACCCGTGAGTTTCTGTATTCAGAAGATGCAGCGAGGGGGATTGTTTTGGGGGCTCAATTATATAACGAATCGGAACCAGTAAACTTGGGAACCGGTTATGAAATCTCCATCCTTGATTTAGTAACTCTAATCGCCGAATTGATGGAGTTTAAGGGGGAAATTATTTGGCAAACTGACAAGCCTAATGGTCAACCCCGTCGCTGTTTAGATACTGAAAGGGCAAAACAAGCCTTTAATTTCACGGCTCAGGTAAGTTTTGAAGAGGGGCTAAAAAATACCATTGAGTGGTATCGTCAAAACGCTGCATAA
- the gmd gene encoding GDP-mannose 4,6-dehydratase, with the protein MTQQKRALITGITGQDGSYLSEFLLEQGYEVHGIIRRTSTFNTDRIDHIYEDPHKDGVRLFLHYGDLTDGTTLRRILEEVKPVEIYNLGAQSHVRVSFDSPEYTVDAVGMGTLRLLEAIRDYQHRTGIQVRFYQAGSSEMYGLVQAIPQTETTPFYPRSPYACAKVYAHWQTVNYRESYNLFACNGILFNHESPRRGETFVTRKITRAVAGIVAGKQKKIYMGNLDAKRDWGYAKDYVKAMWLMLQKDQPDDYVIATGETHSVREFLELAFSYVNLNWQDYVEFDERYLRPSEVELLIGDSTKARQNLGWTPSVTFEELVSLMVEADLQALGHTSPNGNGSQFPNDIATIRQQLGALHF; encoded by the coding sequence ATGACGCAACAGAAGCGAGCGTTAATTACTGGTATTACTGGTCAAGATGGTTCATATCTGAGTGAGTTTTTGTTGGAACAAGGTTATGAGGTTCATGGCATCATTCGCCGGACTTCTACCTTCAACACAGACCGCATCGATCACATTTACGAAGATCCCCACAAAGATGGAGTGCGGTTGTTTCTTCACTACGGAGACTTGACAGATGGTACGACGTTGCGGCGTATTTTAGAAGAAGTAAAACCAGTAGAGATTTACAACCTCGGCGCTCAATCCCATGTTAGAGTCAGCTTTGATTCACCAGAATACACGGTGGATGCTGTAGGAATGGGAACGCTGCGTCTGTTGGAAGCAATTCGAGACTACCAACATCGTACTGGTATTCAGGTACGATTTTACCAGGCGGGTTCTTCAGAAATGTATGGTTTAGTACAAGCAATACCTCAAACTGAGACAACGCCCTTTTATCCCCGCAGTCCTTATGCCTGTGCGAAAGTTTACGCCCACTGGCAAACTGTAAACTATCGTGAGTCTTATAATTTATTTGCTTGTAACGGCATACTTTTTAACCACGAGTCACCACGGCGGGGTGAAACCTTTGTAACCCGTAAAATTACTAGAGCCGTGGCTGGTATCGTTGCTGGTAAGCAGAAAAAGATTTACATGGGTAATCTAGACGCAAAGCGAGATTGGGGTTATGCGAAGGATTACGTTAAAGCAATGTGGTTGATGTTGCAGAAAGACCAGCCAGACGATTACGTAATTGCTACTGGTGAAACCCATTCAGTGCGCGAGTTTTTGGAACTAGCATTTAGCTATGTGAATCTCAATTGGCAAGATTATGTAGAGTTTGATGAGCGTTACCTCCGTCCATCTGAGGTAGAACTGTTGATTGGCGATTCTACCAAAGCACGCCAGAATTTAGGCTGGACACCATCAGTAACCTTTGAAGAACTAGTTTCCTTAATGGTAGAAGCAGACTTACAAGCATTGGGTCACACTTCACCCAATGGTAATGGTTCGCAATTTCCAAATGATATTGCGACTATTCGTCAACAACTGGGCGCTTTACACTTCTGA
- a CDS encoding iron uptake porin, with protein MLKFNFLTVTPGVVSAVVISIGVLTPFTSVKAEESEKSTDSFEQVSQYTQQDSTSITSVSQLSDVQLPDWAFGALQSLAERYRCITGYPDGSFKGDRPMTRFEFATALNACLDKISQNIADVTDIVTKGDLATAQKLQEEFTPELTTLRGRVDAVQKRTDELEKRLEQLKKNELPRNHLKISGELIFAAVDAFGDASRSGNGDENNLTFSSRVRINFDTSFMGKDQLRIRLQASNVINPTGPGNDSRLSFVSGSNTTNEISVSKLEYRFPVGEQLTVLVATGFNTYFDDWDTINPLRNDAKGTPFRGLRYSHIYRLGGDTGLGVTYKLSENITLQLAYLAKNTNNPVSGLFNGGYGALGQIVFYPKKKDKHTKIAITYVNAYNEEGLGHNTGSLPSNLPSNLPNRKVSSNSFGIETNVKISDGFQLGGWLGYTNARALTGEVKGDADIWSWAVTLAFPGKGNSDESNLDKGNLGGIIIGMQPKLTGTSAPLSGDLPRRDPDTGFHIEGFYRYQINENISITPALLWLTAPNHNEQNGDIFLGVVRTTFTF; from the coding sequence TTGTTAAAGTTTAATTTTCTCACAGTAACTCCGGGCGTTGTTTCTGCTGTCGTGATTTCCATTGGGGTGCTAACTCCTTTTACAAGTGTCAAGGCTGAAGAATCTGAAAAAAGCACTGATTCCTTTGAGCAAGTTAGTCAATATACCCAACAGGATTCTACATCAATTACTTCCGTTTCTCAGCTTTCTGATGTTCAACTGCCTGACTGGGCATTTGGTGCGTTGCAATCTCTAGCTGAACGTTATCGCTGTATTACTGGATACCCTGATGGTAGTTTCAAAGGCGATCGCCCCATGACTCGCTTTGAGTTTGCCACAGCATTAAACGCCTGCTTGGACAAAATTAGCCAAAACATTGCTGATGTCACAGACATAGTTACTAAAGGAGATTTAGCGACTGCACAAAAGTTACAAGAGGAATTCACACCGGAACTCACAACCTTGCGAGGTAGAGTTGATGCTGTGCAAAAACGTACCGATGAGCTAGAGAAACGGTTGGAACAGCTAAAGAAAAACGAGCTTCCTAGAAATCACCTAAAAATCAGTGGTGAGTTAATATTTGCTGCCGTAGATGCATTTGGAGATGCTAGCCGTAGTGGAAATGGGGATGAAAACAACCTCACATTTTCTAGTCGGGTGCGTATCAATTTTGATACCAGCTTTATGGGGAAAGATCAGCTACGTATACGACTTCAAGCAAGTAATGTTATTAATCCAACTGGACCCGGAAATGATTCTCGCCTCAGTTTTGTATCTGGTAGTAATACAACTAATGAAATTAGTGTCAGTAAGTTGGAATATCGTTTTCCTGTAGGCGAACAATTGACTGTTCTAGTTGCTACAGGGTTTAATACTTACTTTGATGATTGGGATACTATTAATCCTCTACGAAACGATGCCAAGGGAACACCTTTTCGTGGTCTTCGATACAGTCACATTTATCGTTTGGGCGGAGATACAGGTTTAGGTGTGACTTATAAGCTGAGTGAGAATATCACATTACAATTAGCTTATCTGGCAAAAAATACTAATAATCCTGTTAGCGGCTTGTTTAATGGTGGCTATGGTGCATTGGGGCAGATTGTATTTTATCCAAAGAAAAAAGATAAACATACCAAAATTGCCATTACCTACGTTAATGCTTACAACGAAGAGGGTTTAGGACATAATACTGGCAGTTTACCCTCCAATTTACCCTCCAATTTACCCAACAGAAAAGTTTCCTCTAATTCCTTTGGTATTGAAACGAATGTAAAAATTAGTGACGGCTTTCAACTTGGTGGATGGTTAGGCTACACCAATGCGCGGGCGCTAACAGGAGAAGTCAAAGGTGATGCTGATATCTGGAGTTGGGCTGTCACCCTAGCTTTCCCTGGTAAAGGTAATTCGGACGAGTCTAATTTGGATAAAGGTAATTTGGGAGGCATTATCATCGGGATGCAGCCGAAATTAACTGGTACTTCAGCACCCTTGTCAGGAGATTTACCTCGTCGTGACCCAGATACCGGATTTCATATTGAAGGGTTTTATCGGTATCAAATTAACGAAAACATCAGTATTACCCCTGCTTTGCTTTGGTTGACAGCACCAAATCACAATGAACAGAATGGTGATATTTTTTTGGGAGTAGTTAGAACTACCTTCACTTTCTAA
- a CDS encoding sugar transferase → MNNLYLYSVNCSQQPSHPSTLSVRKRLIDIVGAIVGLIITFMVAIPVAIVTFIHGPSPIFYSQIRCGLNGKTFRIWKFRSMIVDADKLKHLVKNQAKGHIFKSIDDPRITPVGKFLRRTSLDEFPQFWNVLLGDMSLVGTRPPTPDEVSHYELHHWDRLRVKPGITGEWQANGRSSITDFETIVKMDIDYQRKWSVTYDLSLIIKTIWVVFKKTGAY, encoded by the coding sequence GTGAATAATCTTTATCTTTATTCAGTTAATTGTTCGCAACAGCCTTCACACCCGTCAACTTTGAGCGTGAGAAAACGATTAATTGACATTGTTGGAGCCATTGTGGGGCTGATAATCACATTTATGGTAGCAATTCCTGTGGCGATTGTTACCTTTATTCATGGGCCAAGTCCAATATTTTATTCCCAAATTCGTTGTGGTTTGAACGGAAAAACTTTCCGCATCTGGAAATTTCGCTCCATGATTGTTGATGCTGATAAACTCAAGCATTTGGTTAAAAATCAAGCTAAAGGTCATATCTTTAAGTCTATTGACGATCCTCGCATTACTCCTGTAGGTAAATTTTTACGGCGTACTAGCTTAGATGAATTTCCTCAATTTTGGAATGTTTTGTTAGGGGATATGAGTTTAGTTGGTACTCGTCCACCTACTCCTGATGAAGTTAGTCATTACGAACTACACCACTGGGATAGATTACGAGTCAAACCAGGTATTACCGGAGAATGGCAAGCGAATGGACGTTCGAGCATTACAGACTTTGAAACCATTGTCAAAATGGATATAGATTATCAACGCAAGTGGTCTGTAACTTATGACCTGAGTCTAATTATTAAAACTATCTGGGTGGTATTTAAAAAGACTGGTGCTTATTGA
- a CDS encoding DUF2232 domain-containing protein, translated as MSILDSLPNEPEEDPSPESPTPQNHWLDKEQQLMPPQLKADAPLRMVETAFLASTASLIWFINFYFPLGPVLRIFFPVPIALVYLRWGKRAAWMAALTCGLLLTVLMGPARSLLFVMPYGFMGVLLGAIWYRRRVPWIVSITLGTLLGTLGVFFRLWLLSVLSGEDLWIYVITQVTEFIEWVFLKLSLLASPSVFLIQVGAIALILLNNFIYLFVVHLAAWLLFDRLGNPIPRPPHWVQVLMDYEG; from the coding sequence ATGAGTATTTTAGATTCTCTCCCAAATGAGCCAGAGGAAGATCCATCCCCTGAATCTCCAACTCCTCAGAATCATTGGTTAGATAAAGAACAGCAGTTAATGCCTCCTCAACTCAAGGCTGATGCGCCCTTAAGGATGGTAGAAACAGCATTTTTAGCCAGTACCGCTAGTTTAATTTGGTTTATTAATTTTTACTTTCCTTTGGGGCCAGTTTTGCGGATATTTTTTCCGGTGCCGATCGCTTTAGTATATCTACGTTGGGGCAAACGTGCGGCATGGATGGCAGCACTCACCTGTGGATTACTGCTGACAGTACTTATGGGGCCGGCCCGCAGTTTGCTGTTTGTCATGCCCTACGGGTTCATGGGCGTGCTTTTAGGAGCGATATGGTATCGTCGTCGTGTTCCCTGGATTGTTTCTATCACCTTGGGTACGCTATTGGGTACTTTGGGAGTTTTTTTTCGGCTATGGTTGCTGTCTGTTTTGTCAGGTGAAGACCTATGGATTTATGTGATTACCCAAGTGACAGAGTTCATTGAGTGGGTATTTTTAAAGCTGAGTTTGTTGGCGAGTCCCAGTGTATTTTTGATTCAAGTGGGAGCGATCGCTTTAATCCTACTCAACAACTTTATCTACCTTTTTGTAGTACACCTGGCAGCATGGTTGCTTTTTGACCGTCTGGGCAACCCCATTCCCCGCCCACCCCACTGGGTACAAGTCCTCATGGATTATGAGGGATAG
- a CDS encoding Crp/Fnr family transcriptional regulator — protein MEDRYSLQAQANPWMITSAPFFQGLPETAVESALIHLVTRTHPANQVILLENDWGGSVYFIMDGWVKIRTYNLEGKEVTLNILGKGELFGEMAALDEVPRSTDVITLAPTVIGSMPAQDFVKLLQIEPLAGVRLAQLMARRLRQVNRRLRLRESDSQSRVADTLLFLAEGQGKKGQTGTEIPNLPHRELSSLSGLARETVTRVLTRLEKKGLIKRDQDTICIPDLSALERMIV, from the coding sequence ATGGAAGACCGATATAGCTTGCAAGCACAGGCTAATCCCTGGATGATCACCTCCGCTCCCTTTTTTCAAGGGTTGCCAGAAACGGCTGTGGAATCAGCCCTCATCCATCTTGTCACCCGCACTCACCCAGCCAATCAGGTAATTCTGCTGGAAAATGACTGGGGCGGTTCTGTGTATTTTATTATGGACGGATGGGTAAAAATTCGCACCTACAATCTGGAGGGGAAAGAGGTAACGCTGAATATTCTTGGCAAAGGAGAATTATTTGGTGAAATGGCGGCCCTAGATGAAGTGCCTCGCTCTACAGATGTGATTACCTTAGCGCCAACGGTAATAGGCAGTATGCCTGCTCAGGATTTTGTCAAGTTGCTTCAGATAGAACCCTTAGCAGGAGTTCGATTGGCGCAACTAATGGCCCGACGTTTGCGGCAAGTAAATCGCCGATTGCGGTTGCGGGAATCTGATAGCCAGTCAAGAGTAGCAGATACGTTGTTATTTTTGGCAGAAGGACAGGGAAAAAAAGGGCAAACGGGAACCGAAATCCCCAATTTACCTCATCGGGAATTGAGTAGCTTGAGCGGACTGGCGCGGGAAACGGTGACGCGAGTCTTGACAAGGCTAGAAAAAAAAGGCTTGATTAAACGGGATCAAGATACTATTTGTATTCCCGATTTGTCAGCCTTAGAAAGAATGATCGTTTAA
- the cobT gene encoding nicotinate mononucleotide-dependent phosphoribosyltransferase CobT yields MIRIYTQKEQGEEWLRRYRGCLPVFACVLGFTETGLIPGISAAGRTPEDRKYTACADAEFLYYGPEHKAQYSLPPLAAGASPVLISRAVFESLKIPVHLFNAGLPQPPAVPVIDLGGAPAKCLSGGAAMEITTVHHLLEQGLLWGERLATNIQQGYVIIGECVVGGTTTALAILTGLGIDAAGKVNSSHPVCNHTQKWALVQTGLEKMRGSRGQGAGGRVQDEIFQSQIQNSVDPLELVAAVGDPMQVVVAGMAIAASRSCGVMLAGGTQMLAVYALMSAIAQAYALSWQPEEIVVGTTRWVAEDPTGATVDLALNLGKTPPLLATHLSFADSRYPQMRAYEQGFVKEGIGAGAACIAAHLSQDWQQHQLLAAIEAQFERLSTALN; encoded by the coding sequence ATGATTCGTATTTATACCCAAAAAGAACAAGGTGAAGAATGGCTACGACGATATCGTGGTTGTCTACCAGTATTTGCCTGTGTTTTAGGATTTACTGAAACTGGTTTAATTCCAGGGATTTCAGCAGCCGGTCGCACTCCAGAGGATCGTAAATATACTGCTTGTGCTGATGCCGAGTTTTTGTATTACGGGCCAGAACATAAAGCCCAATACTCCCTACCACCATTAGCGGCTGGGGCTTCACCTGTGCTGATTTCTCGCGCTGTATTTGAGTCACTAAAAATACCAGTTCATTTATTTAATGCTGGTTTACCCCAGCCTCCTGCTGTGCCAGTAATTGATTTGGGTGGCGCTCCTGCTAAGTGTTTAAGTGGAGGTGCTGCTATGGAAATCACAACGGTACACCACTTACTTGAACAAGGGCTACTTTGGGGAGAACGCCTTGCTACTAATATCCAACAGGGATATGTAATTATTGGTGAGTGCGTCGTCGGGGGCACTACAACTGCCCTAGCAATCTTAACTGGTTTGGGTATAGATGCTGCCGGAAAAGTTAACAGTAGCCACCCTGTTTGTAATCACACACAAAAGTGGGCACTAGTGCAAACTGGACTGGAGAAGATGAGGGGGAGCAGGGGGCAGGGTGCAGGGGGCAGGGTGCAGGATGAAATATTCCAATCGCAAATCCAAAATTCTGTAGATCCTCTAGAACTCGTAGCTGCTGTGGGCGATCCTATGCAAGTAGTGGTAGCTGGGATGGCGATCGCAGCTAGTCGTAGTTGTGGTGTAATGCTGGCTGGAGGGACGCAAATGTTAGCGGTTTATGCACTGATGAGTGCGATCGCTCAAGCTTACGCTTTATCATGGCAACCAGAAGAAATAGTTGTAGGCACAACTCGCTGGGTGGCAGAAGACCCTACTGGCGCTACAGTTGACTTAGCCCTCAACTTAGGAAAAACCCCTCCCTTATTAGCAACTCATCTTAGCTTTGCTGATTCTCGTTATCCCCAGATGAGAGCTTATGAGCAGGGCTTTGTGAAAGAAGGTATAGGTGCTGGTGCAGCCTGCATAGCCGCCCATCTTAGCCAAGATTGGCAGCAACATCAACTTTTAGCAGCCATTGAAGCTCAATTTGAACGACTAAGTACTGCCTTGAACTAA